The proteins below are encoded in one region of Flavobacterium nackdongense:
- a CDS encoding T9SS type A sorting domain-containing protein: MKKIYTLTSILLVSLSFGQTPISLIGVNVPYTESFDGMGSTETSYLPGWTAINSVNGTTLAMQLSDGNTSAGNVYNIGTTTSSSEDRAFGSLADAMVIPAFGAVFQNNTGSVVSKVSIQTRMEQWKQSGNASVNETVAFYYSTDATSLSTGNWTAVSTLNLNEKLTAANTNLAVNGNLASNYTNITTIISGLNWADGTNMWIKWVDTNDAGANGMYAIENFIISVNQVLGLKKNAIEGLNMYPNPVAKGTLYITSNSSEAKSVTIYDVLGKQVLNAKTANGAVNVSNLKAGSYIAKITEDGKTDTKKLIIQ, from the coding sequence ATGAAAAAAATTTACACATTAACTTCTATTTTATTGGTTAGTCTGTCTTTTGGGCAAACCCCTATTTCACTTATTGGAGTAAACGTTCCTTATACCGAATCTTTTGATGGAATGGGATCAACTGAAACTTCTTATCTTCCCGGATGGACTGCCATTAACAGTGTCAACGGAACGACTTTAGCGATGCAATTATCCGACGGGAACACCAGCGCTGGAAATGTTTATAATATTGGCACAACGACTTCTAGTTCTGAAGATAGAGCTTTTGGCTCTTTGGCAGATGCAATGGTGATACCCGCTTTCGGAGCTGTTTTTCAAAATAACACCGGTAGTGTGGTTTCAAAAGTATCTATTCAAACTAGAATGGAACAGTGGAAACAATCAGGAAATGCAAGTGTTAATGAAACTGTCGCCTTTTATTACAGCACAGACGCCACAAGTTTGAGCACCGGAAACTGGACCGCAGTTAGCACTTTAAATCTTAATGAAAAATTAACTGCTGCAAACACAAATCTCGCAGTCAACGGAAATTTAGCCAGCAATTACACGAATATAACTACCATAATCTCAGGATTAAACTGGGCTGATGGAACAAATATGTGGATAAAATGGGTAGATACCAATGATGCAGGTGCCAATGGGATGTATGCTATAGAAAACTTCATCATAAGCGTCAATCAAGTCTTAGGGCTTAAAAAAAATGCTATTGAAGGTTTGAATATGTATCCAAATCCAGTTGCGAAAGGAACTTTGTACATCACTTCTAACAGCAGCGAAGCAAAATCCGTAACAATTTATGATGTTTTGGGCAAACAAGTTTTGAACGCCAAAACCGCCAATGGCGCAGTAAATGTTTCCAATCTGAAAGCAGGTTCTTACATTGCAAAAATTACCGAAGATGGAAAAACGGACACCAAAAAATTAATTATTCAATAA
- a CDS encoding T9SS type A sorting domain-containing protein, with protein sequence MKKLYTLLFLLLTTLSFGQTIYSENMGTPSGNTLIPAYSAGTTPATFQNSSPIIYSGNGDVRTSSPSNYPGASGSGNVWFSTSAPIRTFQIEGINTSSYNTAELQLKFGYLTSNVSNHLIVEQSSDGATYTPISYTQNTTTNWTLVTVTGGILSTPNLRLRFTQSAQTVSHRLDDISLTKISASCTLVIGTATTNCNASTLGTDTYTVTIPYTGGGNATYTITPNSGVVSGDNPTSVAAGNITITGVSEGTNFSATITGGTCSLLSTAPSPECKPINALPFTENFNYTVGNSLGAEQKWTNVNTGDIVAVTSGNLAYTGITSSGNSVSFVGAGMDPFTPFTAATSGTVYYSFLMNITDLSNVTVDLTETYFVGLTDAQKNYMGRLFVKKNGTQYNLGFDSASTTTNYDATLRNAGEVVLVIMGYDFASNKLSAWFNPDLSTFSAATPATLVNTPSTAVVNLGGLILRQDSDTKTPAITIDELKISTSIPLSTKQNTISGLNVYPNPVKDGNLYLTSNSNEVKTVAFYDVLGKEVLNTKTSNNAVNVSNLKKGAYILKITENGNTDTKKLIIE encoded by the coding sequence ATGAAAAAACTTTACACTTTATTATTTCTTTTATTGACTACTTTGTCTTTCGGACAGACAATTTATTCTGAAAATATGGGAACTCCTTCAGGAAATACATTGATACCCGCCTATTCAGCAGGTACTACTCCTGCAACATTTCAGAACTCTTCTCCCATAATATATAGCGGAAATGGAGACGTTAGGACATCTTCACCATCAAACTATCCTGGTGCGTCGGGCAGCGGTAACGTTTGGTTTTCAACATCGGCACCAATTCGTACGTTTCAAATTGAAGGAATTAACACCTCTTCCTATAACACTGCAGAATTACAATTGAAATTTGGCTATTTAACTAGTAATGTTAGTAATCACTTAATTGTGGAACAAAGTTCAGATGGAGCCACGTATACTCCTATATCTTATACTCAAAACACTACTACCAACTGGACATTAGTAACTGTAACTGGCGGTATTTTATCAACTCCTAATTTAAGACTTAGATTTACTCAATCTGCTCAAACAGTTTCGCATCGTTTAGATGATATTAGTTTAACGAAAATCTCCGCTTCTTGTACATTAGTAATCGGAACGGCAACAACCAATTGCAATGCTTCAACATTGGGGACCGATACATATACTGTTACTATTCCTTACACTGGAGGGGGCAACGCAACTTATACAATTACACCAAACTCGGGAGTGGTAAGTGGTGACAACCCAACTTCTGTAGCTGCCGGCAATATTACCATTACAGGAGTTTCAGAAGGAACTAATTTCTCAGCAACCATTACGGGTGGCACTTGTAGCTTGTTAAGTACGGCGCCATCCCCTGAATGCAAACCAATAAACGCATTGCCTTTTACCGAAAACTTTAATTATACTGTTGGAAATTCATTAGGCGCAGAACAAAAGTGGACTAATGTCAATACTGGCGATATTGTAGCTGTTACTTCAGGTAATTTAGCCTATACAGGTATAACTTCTTCTGGAAATTCAGTTTCATTTGTAGGCGCAGGAATGGATCCATTTACACCATTTACTGCAGCTACATCAGGCACAGTTTATTATTCATTCCTAATGAATATTACTGATTTGTCTAATGTTACTGTTGATTTAACAGAAACTTATTTTGTAGGCCTAACTGATGCGCAAAAAAATTATATGGGAAGATTATTTGTGAAAAAAAATGGGACACAATATAATTTAGGTTTTGATTCTGCTTCAACGACCACAAATTATGACGCAACTTTAAGAAATGCAGGTGAAGTTGTTTTAGTCATTATGGGTTATGATTTTGCTTCAAATAAACTTAGCGCTTGGTTCAATCCCGATTTGTCAACTTTTTCTGCTGCAACACCAGCTACACTAGTAAATACTCCTTCGACAGCAGTTGTAAATTTAGGAGGGCTTATTTTAAGGCAAGATTCAGACACTAAAACACCTGCAATTACTATAGACGAACTAAAGATTTCTACTAGCATCCCGCTATCAACAAAACAAAACACAATCTCGGGATTAAATGTATATCCAAACCCAGTAAAAGATGGCAATTTATACCTGACATCCAATAGCAATGAAGTCAAAACAGTAGCCTTTTATGATGTTTTAGGGAAAGAAGTTTTAAACACTAAAACTTCAAACAATGCGGTAAATGTTTCTAACCTTAAAAAGGGAGCATATATTCTAAAAATCACAGAAAACGGAAATACAGACACAAAAAAATTAATAATTGAATAG
- a CDS encoding T9SS type A sorting domain-containing protein has translation MAKNYFYITLLLVFFFSLSISAQDSKQQSKLPETTVIEGLNLYPNPVSNGKVYISSKNDLDKNIIIFDVLGKKVLQTTISSKELNISNLSPGVYIIKIDEEQATATRKLIVR, from the coding sequence ATGGCTAAAAATTACTTTTATATTACTCTTTTATTGGTTTTTTTCTTCAGTTTGAGTATTTCAGCTCAAGACAGTAAGCAACAATCCAAACTTCCAGAAACTACGGTTATCGAAGGATTGAACTTGTACCCTAATCCGGTGAGTAATGGCAAAGTATACATCAGTTCGAAAAACGACTTAGATAAAAACATTATTATCTTTGATGTTCTTGGAAAAAAAGTACTTCAAACTACTATATCTTCTAAAGAGTTGAACATTTCTAATTTGTCTCCTGGAGTTTACATTATCAAAATAGACGAGGAACAAGCTACTGCCACTAGAAAACTTATTGTTCGCTAA
- a CDS encoding response regulator transcription factor has protein sequence MKKRNTKILLVDDEPDILEIVGYNLSQEGYQIFTASNGKEAVVKAKKEIPDLIIMDVMMPEMDGMEACEMIRKIPELNNVIITFLTARSEDYSQVAGFDAGADDYITKPIKPKVLVSKVKALLRRLKEQEKSSETLNVGGIEINREEYQIVKDGLVIALPRKEFELFYLLASKPGKVFKRDEILDKVWGNEVVVGGRTIDVHIRKLREKIGDDYFKTIKGVGYKFEV, from the coding sequence ATGAAAAAACGAAATACTAAAATTTTATTGGTCGACGATGAACCAGATATTCTCGAAATAGTGGGGTATAATCTGAGTCAAGAAGGCTATCAGATTTTTACAGCTTCGAATGGAAAAGAAGCTGTTGTCAAAGCCAAAAAAGAAATTCCAGACCTTATTATTATGGATGTGATGATGCCAGAAATGGACGGGATGGAAGCTTGCGAAATGATTAGAAAAATACCCGAATTGAACAATGTGATCATCACTTTTTTGACTGCAAGAAGCGAAGATTATTCCCAAGTAGCCGGCTTCGATGCTGGAGCAGATGATTATATTACTAAACCTATTAAGCCAAAAGTTCTTGTCAGTAAAGTAAAAGCTTTGTTACGAAGATTGAAAGAGCAAGAAAAAAGTAGTGAAACTCTTAATGTTGGTGGGATAGAAATCAACCGCGAAGAATATCAAATTGTAAAAGATGGACTTGTGATTGCCTTGCCTCGCAAAGAATTTGAATTGTTTTATTTATTGGCTTCAAAACCCGGAAAAGTATTCAAACGCGACGAAATCCTGGACAAAGTTTGGGGCAATGAAGTTGTGGTTGGTGGGCGTACTATCGATGTTCATATTCGTAAACTTCGCGAAAAGATTGGCGATGATTACTTTAAAACCATAAAAGGGGTTGGATATAAATTTGAAGTATAA
- a CDS encoding sensor histidine kinase, giving the protein MKISFQKTYKFAVISALYISIFASFSTILLTKAVFKPSQNLLIFGFLVFIVSYIFSFLLLQYRVEKFIYRKVKKIYDDISLLESSTFIDQPITTDMEALTREVRKFATDKKVEIEMLKVREKYRREFLGNVSHELKTPLFTVQGYLSTLLDGAMEDKTIRKKYLKRAEKGVERLIYIVEDLDMITKLESGDLNLEISEFDIVELIQNVFDLLEMKADKKKITLAFENYHIQPIFVKGDQDKLQQLVENLIVNSIKYGKEGGTTEVSIINLTKRKVLVRITDNGEGIDQQNLPRIFERFYRVDKSGARSEGGSGLGLAIVKHIIEAHKEKIYVESEFGIGSEFSFTLHKAKLNLNTSGAV; this is encoded by the coding sequence ATGAAAATCAGTTTCCAGAAAACCTATAAGTTTGCTGTAATTTCGGCACTTTACATTAGTATTTTTGCTTCTTTTTCAACGATTTTATTAACAAAAGCTGTATTCAAACCATCTCAAAACCTTCTTATTTTTGGTTTTTTGGTTTTTATAGTTAGCTATATTTTTTCCTTTCTCCTACTTCAATACAGGGTTGAAAAATTTATATACCGTAAAGTCAAAAAGATTTATGATGATATCTCTTTACTTGAATCGAGTACTTTTATAGATCAACCCATCACCACTGATATGGAAGCGCTAACTCGCGAGGTGCGAAAGTTTGCTACAGACAAAAAAGTAGAAATCGAAATGCTTAAAGTCCGAGAAAAATACCGCAGAGAATTTTTGGGCAATGTTTCGCACGAGCTTAAAACTCCTTTATTTACCGTCCAAGGCTATCTTTCGACTCTACTTGATGGCGCAATGGAAGATAAAACCATTCGAAAAAAATACTTGAAACGAGCCGAAAAAGGAGTCGAACGATTGATTTATATAGTCGAAGATTTAGATATGATTACCAAATTGGAATCGGGTGATTTGAACCTTGAAATATCGGAATTTGATATCGTTGAACTAATTCAGAATGTGTTCGACCTATTAGAAATGAAAGCCGATAAAAAGAAAATTACATTGGCTTTTGAAAATTATCATATTCAGCCCATTTTTGTCAAAGGCGATCAGGACAAATTGCAGCAGTTAGTCGAGAATTTAATAGTGAACTCTATTAAATACGGAAAAGAAGGAGGCACTACCGAAGTGAGCATCATCAATTTAACTAAAAGAAAAGTCTTGGTTAGAATCACCGATAACGGCGAAGGAATTGATCAACAAAATCTTCCAAGAATTTTTGAACGTTTCTACCGAGTGGATAAAAGTGGTGCCCGATCAGAAGGGGGTTCAGGACTAGGTCTTGCCATTGTAAAACACATCATCGAGGCTCACAAAGAAAAAATATATGTTGAAAGTGAATTCGGTATTGGTTCAGAATTTTCTTTTACTTTACATAAAGCTAAGCTAAATCTCAATACAAGCGGAGCGGTTTAG
- a CDS encoding porin: MKKILFAILVMISIVTRAQDIQKKEIKNEVVRILDSINSVNKEKQVEKDKIAFKEKAEKEKADKEAWYNKISIRGYVQVRYNGLLSTNDKVSCEQCDRSWGTTSTAPEAKSNNGFFIRRARIIFSGQVHPNVFVYIQPDFASSPASGVNHFVQLRDAYADVSFDKKREFRVRIGQSKVPYGFENMQSSQNRLTLDRNDGLNSAVANERDLGAFFYWAPAEIRERFAMLVKDGYKGSGDYGVFAFGAYNGQTANKTEGNRNLHIVTRVTYPFVIGNQIIEPGLQAYTGKWAFTNELSTGVTTPNKINTLDQRVGATFVWYPKPFGIQTEYNFGKGPRYDKLTNTVEVSDLQGGYLTFNYKWDLNLAKQHFLYPFAKFQYYDGGKKFEKDSRSYIVRDYELGVEWQLFKALELTAEWVIADRTFEDSALKNNRQQGNLLRLQVQFNF, encoded by the coding sequence ATGAAAAAGATTTTATTTGCAATTCTAGTGATGATCTCAATTGTAACCCGTGCGCAAGATATCCAAAAAAAGGAAATCAAAAATGAAGTAGTGCGTATTTTAGATTCTATCAATTCTGTAAACAAAGAAAAACAAGTAGAAAAAGATAAAATAGCTTTTAAAGAGAAAGCCGAAAAAGAGAAAGCCGACAAAGAAGCGTGGTATAATAAAATTTCTATCAGGGGATACGTTCAAGTTCGTTATAATGGATTGCTCTCCACAAACGATAAAGTATCTTGTGAGCAATGTGACAGGTCTTGGGGAACAACATCTACTGCTCCAGAGGCCAAGTCGAATAATGGTTTTTTTATACGGAGGGCTCGTATTATTTTTTCTGGACAAGTTCATCCCAATGTGTTTGTATATATTCAGCCCGATTTTGCCAGTTCGCCAGCTTCAGGAGTCAATCATTTTGTTCAACTCAGGGATGCCTATGCAGATGTTTCTTTCGACAAAAAAAGAGAATTTCGAGTACGTATTGGTCAAAGTAAAGTTCCTTATGGATTTGAGAATATGCAATCAAGTCAGAACCGATTAACCCTAGATCGTAACGATGGTTTAAATAGTGCTGTGGCCAACGAAAGAGATTTAGGCGCTTTTTTTTATTGGGCACCTGCTGAAATTAGAGAGCGGTTTGCAATGTTGGTTAAAGACGGTTATAAAGGTTCTGGTGATTATGGCGTTTTTGCTTTTGGTGCCTACAATGGGCAAACGGCTAATAAAACAGAAGGAAATAGAAATTTACATATTGTGACAAGGGTTACCTATCCTTTTGTAATTGGAAATCAAATAATAGAACCAGGTTTACAAGCATATACAGGAAAATGGGCTTTCACCAATGAATTATCGACGGGAGTGACAACGCCAAATAAAATAAATACACTTGATCAAAGGGTAGGAGCTACTTTTGTATGGTATCCAAAACCATTTGGAATCCAAACAGAATATAATTTTGGTAAAGGACCCCGCTATGATAAGCTTACCAATACGGTCGAGGTTTCTGATTTACAAGGAGGCTACCTAACTTTCAACTACAAATGGGATTTGAATTTAGCAAAGCAACATTTTTTATATCCTTTTGCCAAGTTTCAATACTACGATGGTGGGAAAAAATTTGAAAAAGACTCCAGAAGTTATATTGTAAGAGATTATGAATTGGGAGTAGAATGGCAACTATTTAAAGCTCTGGAGCTAACGGCAGAGTGGGTTATAGCCGACAGAACATTTGAAGACAGCGCTTTGAAGAATAATAGACAACAAGGAAATTTGTTGCGATTACAAGTACAGTTTAATTTTTAG
- a CDS encoding porin family protein codes for MKKIIVSILLLSFGVVHSQDVKKDSISPVNIDSLQSAINQHQLKFDALTEQLSPLQENVDRLVKLKISGYMQVQFDMYKYQDVPVGTAWYQLKPNSGETNTPFTAANTNAVAVDNSFVIRRARIKFTYQPIEGVIFVLQPNFSFSAVTLKDAYVQLNDPWINTFQLWIGQFNRPDYEVEFSSRDRILMERSRMSGILYPQERDLGAKISANFSTQYNIPLKIDLAAFNGNFGEGPIATQVTDVDSEKDFVVRTTYSLQFPSAGLGVDFGGSYYYGKNTVFAAGTYSDVNNNPFQAAVGDKLRKQWFGAEMQIFYDILGGFALKSEFNKGIISGTAGSAILNNNPSFNFSGERYFVGYYVTLEKNFGTKFQGGIRYDSWDPNTKLSTDKVTDAHDLKVHTWGFAMHYFFTNNTKIGLGYTLPINETSAKIGGVFLNDVKNNVATIRFQASF; via the coding sequence ATGAAAAAAATTATAGTTTCAATTTTACTACTAAGTTTCGGGGTAGTTCACTCACAAGATGTTAAAAAAGATTCGATTAGTCCAGTAAATATTGATTCATTACAAAGCGCTATAAATCAGCATCAATTAAAATTTGATGCCCTAACGGAGCAGTTATCTCCCTTACAAGAAAATGTAGACAGATTGGTAAAATTGAAAATTTCTGGGTATATGCAAGTTCAATTTGATATGTATAAATATCAAGATGTCCCAGTCGGAACTGCGTGGTATCAATTGAAACCAAACTCAGGAGAAACTAATACGCCTTTTACAGCCGCGAATACAAATGCTGTTGCAGTTGACAATTCTTTTGTAATAAGAAGAGCGAGGATAAAATTTACTTATCAGCCTATTGAGGGAGTTATATTTGTATTACAACCTAACTTTTCCTTTAGCGCTGTAACGCTCAAAGATGCCTATGTTCAATTGAACGATCCTTGGATCAATACTTTTCAATTATGGATTGGACAATTCAACAGACCCGATTATGAAGTTGAATTCTCTTCGCGAGACAGAATTCTGATGGAAAGAAGCAGAATGTCCGGTATTTTATATCCTCAAGAAAGAGATTTAGGAGCTAAGATTAGTGCTAATTTCAGTACTCAGTATAATATTCCATTGAAAATCGATTTAGCAGCATTTAATGGTAATTTTGGTGAAGGTCCAATAGCTACTCAAGTTACAGATGTCGATAGCGAAAAAGATTTTGTAGTAAGAACTACTTATTCGTTACAGTTTCCAAGTGCTGGGTTAGGAGTAGATTTCGGAGGAAGTTATTACTATGGTAAAAACACCGTATTTGCTGCAGGAACCTATAGCGACGTCAATAATAATCCATTTCAAGCAGCGGTTGGAGATAAACTAAGAAAACAATGGTTTGGCGCGGAAATGCAAATATTTTACGATATTTTAGGAGGTTTTGCCTTGAAGTCTGAATTTAATAAAGGAATCATTTCGGGAACTGCCGGTAGTGCCATACTAAATAATAATCCGTCATTCAATTTTAGTGGTGAAAGATATTTCGTGGGGTATTATGTGACTTTAGAGAAAAACTTTGGAACAAAATTTCAAGGAGGAATTCGATATGATTCTTGGGATCCCAACACTAAATTATCGACTGATAAAGTAACAGATGCTCACGATTTGAAAGTGCATACTTGGGGATTTGCTATGCATTACTTCTTTACCAATAATACTAAAATCGGTTTGGGTTATACATTGCCAATAAACGAAACAAGCGCAAAAATAGGTGGCGTTTTCCTAAATGATGTGAAAAACAACGTTGCGACAATAAGGTTCCAAGCTAGTTTTTAA
- a CDS encoding phosphate ABC transporter substrate-binding protein codes for MKTTKLNVALIVLVVMGIGFSFTTSNKVTVKGSDTMVILSQKWAEVYMKKNPGASIQVTGGGSGVGLAALINGSTDIANSSRPIKPAEIEKLKARYNSMGVEIPCAKDGLSVYLNKANPVTTLTIKQIGLIFAGKITNWKEVGGPDATIKLYGRESSSGTFTFFKDNVVRTDFSPSCQTLPGTAAIVNAVKKDKYSIGYGGAAYAEGVKDCAVKKDDKSPAVLPTGATIKNHTYPISRYLYMYLKSKPTGEAKAFIDWILSAEGQKLIEEVGYYPLK; via the coding sequence ATGAAAACAACTAAATTAAATGTAGCATTAATTGTATTGGTGGTTATGGGAATTGGTTTCTCTTTTACCACTAGCAATAAAGTAACTGTAAAAGGTTCAGACACAATGGTTATTCTGTCTCAAAAATGGGCAGAAGTTTATATGAAGAAAAACCCAGGCGCTTCTATTCAAGTTACTGGTGGTGGCTCAGGTGTAGGCTTGGCAGCATTAATCAATGGCTCTACAGATATTGCAAATTCAAGTCGTCCTATCAAACCTGCTGAAATCGAAAAATTAAAGGCAAGATACAACTCTATGGGTGTTGAAATTCCTTGTGCTAAAGACGGTTTATCTGTATATTTAAATAAAGCTAATCCGGTTACAACACTAACAATTAAACAAATTGGACTAATTTTCGCAGGAAAAATTACCAATTGGAAAGAAGTTGGCGGTCCAGATGCTACAATCAAATTGTACGGTAGAGAAAGTAGCTCAGGTACTTTTACCTTCTTTAAAGATAATGTAGTTAGAACCGATTTTTCTCCATCTTGTCAAACCTTGCCTGGAACTGCTGCAATTGTAAATGCCGTTAAAAAAGACAAATATTCAATTGGTTACGGTGGAGCTGCATATGCTGAAGGTGTAAAAGATTGTGCTGTAAAGAAAGATGATAAAAGTCCTGCAGTTTTGCCAACAGGAGCAACTATCAAAAATCATACTTATCCTATTTCAAGATACTTGTATATGTACTTAAAATCAAAACCAACAGGCGAAGCTAAGGCATTTATCGATTGGATTTTGAGTGCTGAAGGTCAAAAATTAATAGAAGAAGTAGGGTATTATCCGTTGAAATAA
- the pstC gene encoding phosphate ABC transporter permease subunit PstC, with amino-acid sequence MNSQSPIKQTFTKESLKKQFRLSEFLSEKIITSVAFLSIAIIFLIFIFVFKESLPLFSFGNKAKPNTEIQSNTDKPETYGAATEELKPETYGATTTEELKPEIYGSEPVSNEELKPETYGESKKEDLSVPLADEPMDAVSENKEGADNTWSTFFSTEWVPVSDNPRFGLIALLIGTLKVTIIAILIAGPLAILAAVYTSCFASNRRKEIIKPIIEMLAAFPSVVIGFFAMMVLATFFQDVFGYDSRLNAFIGGVAMALAAIPIIYTISEDALSAVPKTYTEASLALGASKAQTAFKVILPAATPGIFAALLLGVGRVFGETMIALMATGNAALLSANPFESVRTFAATIGSEMAETVFGETHYSVLFFIGSLLFIFSFILNAIAEFYVKGKLIKKFQGK; translated from the coding sequence ATGAATTCCCAATCACCAATCAAACAAACTTTTACTAAAGAAAGTTTAAAAAAGCAATTCAGACTTTCTGAGTTTCTTTCTGAAAAAATTATAACATCGGTGGCCTTTTTATCGATTGCTATAATTTTTTTAATTTTTATTTTTGTTTTCAAAGAATCCTTACCCTTATTTAGTTTTGGAAATAAAGCTAAACCAAATACTGAAATTCAATCGAACACTGACAAACCCGAAACCTACGGAGCAGCAACCGAGGAATTAAAACCTGAAACCTACGGAGCAACTACTACCGAGGAATTAAAACCTGAAATTTATGGTTCAGAACCCGTCTCGAATGAAGAGTTGAAACCTGAAACCTATGGAGAAAGCAAAAAAGAAGATTTATCCGTTCCCTTAGCCGATGAACCAATGGACGCAGTTTCCGAAAATAAAGAAGGAGCAGACAATACTTGGAGTACCTTTTTTTCAACCGAATGGGTCCCCGTTTCTGATAATCCCCGTTTTGGATTGATTGCTCTTTTAATAGGGACTTTAAAAGTTACGATTATCGCAATCCTGATTGCAGGACCATTAGCTATATTGGCAGCCGTTTATACTTCATGTTTTGCATCCAATAGACGAAAAGAAATCATAAAACCCATTATCGAAATGTTAGCCGCTTTTCCATCCGTTGTTATTGGATTTTTTGCAATGATGGTTTTGGCTACTTTTTTTCAAGATGTTTTCGGTTATGATTCCAGATTGAATGCTTTTATTGGTGGCGTAGCAATGGCATTGGCGGCAATCCCTATCATTTATACTATTTCAGAAGATGCTCTGTCGGCAGTGCCTAAAACGTATACCGAAGCCAGTTTGGCCTTGGGAGCAAGTAAAGCGCAAACCGCTTTCAAAGTTATTTTACCAGCGGCTACTCCAGGTATTTTTGCCGCCTTGCTCTTGGGAGTGGGTCGTGTTTTTGGCGAAACAATGATTGCTTTAATGGCAACTGGAAATGCGGCTTTATTATCAGCGAATCCATTCGAAAGCGTGAGAACTTTTGCGGCAACAATTGGATCTGAAATGGCTGAAACTGTTTTTGGAGAAACTCATTATAGTGTTTTGTTTTTTATAGGATCTTTACTTTTCATTTTCTCTTTCATATTAAATGCAATAGCAGAATTTTATGTCAAAGGAAAATTAATCAAAAAATTCCAAGGTAAATAG
- the pstA gene encoding phosphate ABC transporter permease PstA, with amino-acid sequence MKKSKTLSENPFSKSKVKGDGIKEKAVVGLTQLAVILIIAILFIILGIIIYQGREKFSWEFISSFPTDGMTKGGIFPALIGTFILVIVMSIAAVPFGTITALYLTEYAHEKSKFAAAVRFSIRTLAVVPSIIFGLFGLGFFIQFIGTGMDSTFNGGELRWGQPNILWASLTMALLTLPVIIVSVEEALKTIPRELREASLALGATKWQTIRKVVLPGSISGIMTGTILAVSRGAGEVAPILFTGAAYYLATLPGSLSDQFMNLGYHVYIMSTQSSDVEKTMPIQFATTLVLLMLTLSLNLVAVVIRSRIRRKAK; translated from the coding sequence ATGAAAAAATCAAAAACTTTATCAGAAAATCCGTTTTCTAAATCCAAAGTAAAAGGAGATGGCATCAAAGAAAAAGCAGTTGTGGGTTTGACCCAATTGGCTGTGATTTTAATTATTGCAATCCTATTTATTATTTTAGGAATTATCATTTATCAAGGGCGAGAGAAATTTTCTTGGGAATTTATCAGTTCATTCCCCACAGATGGGATGACCAAAGGTGGAATATTTCCAGCTTTGATAGGTACTTTTATACTGGTTATTGTGATGTCGATTGCAGCAGTGCCTTTCGGAACGATTACAGCGCTTTATCTGACTGAATACGCGCACGAAAAATCAAAATTTGCAGCTGCGGTTCGGTTTTCAATTCGAACATTGGCGGTGGTGCCTTCGATTATTTTTGGGCTTTTCGGACTCGGATTTTTTATTCAATTTATAGGTACGGGAATGGATTCCACTTTCAATGGTGGAGAATTGCGTTGGGGGCAACCCAATATTCTTTGGGCAAGCTTAACCATGGCTTTATTGACACTTCCTGTGATAATTGTTTCGGTTGAAGAAGCCTTGAAAACCATCCCGAGGGAATTAAGAGAAGCTAGTTTAGCATTGGGAGCAACCAAATGGCAAACCATAAGAAAAGTAGTTTTGCCGGGTTCTATTTCGGGAATAATGACAGGAACAATACTTGCCGTGAGTAGAGGCGCTGGCGAAGTAGCACCGATATTATTTACTGGAGCTGCCTATTATTTGGCAACTTTACCGGGTTCATTGAGTGATCAATTTATGAATTTGGGGTATCACGTTTACATTATGTCAACGCAGTCTTCGGATGTTGAAAAAACAATGCCTATTCAGTTTGCAACGACCTTAGTGTTGTTAATGCTAACATTATCATTAAATTTAGTTGCAGTGGTAATAAGATCAAGAATTAGAAGAAAAGCAAAATAA